Below is a window of Populus alba chromosome 2, ASM523922v2, whole genome shotgun sequence DNA.
GAAGGGGCACCACAACAATGGCACACCAGTAGATGGAGGGGACCAATGGAATAAACCCTAGAGAATACAGTGCAGAGGGCATCCAAAACTTCTCTGACTCCAATGCATCAAAAGAGTGAAAATTAAGCAATTGCATGAGCTTTAGTAGGAGTTTCAACAGCTCCCATGGCAAAGTGAAATACAAAATTAATCATCTGGATCTGTTGTTTgaataaatggatttttttttcagacggACGTCTTTCATACCTGGCCGGAACCCTGTCTATATTAGTGCCAAGATTTCTTAGACAGCTCCTCGATGCAGGATCATTGATCTAACTCATATATTGTGCAGGATCATTGATCTAACTCATGTATCATGCACTATTTAATAAATTGTGaagtattttaaattgatatgcaTATCACATGAATAAAGAGACTTGCTCTTTTTATTGACTTTCTAAGCTCAGATATGAGGGCCAGTACTATTGAAAAGAATTTGATAGAGGTCTTAAAATTCAGACCATCAACATttcaaattgcataaaaataataataattcaagccATAATGAACTCTAATGTAAAACAAAAGGGTACAAAGAACCTTAAAAATTTAACGGAGCTTGCGTGAAAATTATTCGAGGTCAATCTTCATATCAAGCTCCGTcgtttattcttattattacaCACAGCGCGCAAACCTTAAAAAACGGAAAACTACTGATCATGGCCGATTCGTGTTTTATTCATAGAGTCACGATTTCATGATGATGTCCACAGTTCCTTTACGCATCATTGCCCATCACAGCATAGGCCTTAGGCACGAGGCAGAGAGCGTCCCTCGTGTGCATAGCAAGACCGGGTTGCGTATGATCGATGTCTATGTCTTCCCTCTTCATCCCACCTGGCATTTCCCAGTCGAATTTGTAGAGAAGATTAGAAAGTGAAAGCTCCACGGTGGCAATTCCCATAAATATACCAGGACAAATTCTTCGACCAGCACCAAATGGTATCAGCTCAAAATCATTTCCTTTAAGATCAATAGAACTGCCCAAGAACCTATCAGGATCGAACACATATGGGTTCTCCCAAGCTTCTGTGTCCCTTCCAATAGCCCACGCATTCACGTAAACTAAGGTCTTGGCTGGTATTTCGTACCCACCTATGTTACACTCCGTCGTTGTTTCTCTTGGGACTAGTAGTGGTGCTGTTGGTTGCAATCTCATGGTCTCTTTAACCACGGCTTTAAGGTAGGGCAATTGTTTAACATCATCTTCGTACACAAAACCTTTATCTCCTATCACCTTTCGAACTTCTTCTTGAGCTTTTCTCATTGCTTCAGGGTTTTTCATTACAAGGCTCATGGCCCAAATCACAGTAGCAGCAGCTGTATCAGTCCCACCAACAAATATGTTCTGCAAGGatcaggaaaataaaataaaataaaatgtaaggATGATATTTGAAACCATTTACAATATTCAAATCCATATCATTTTGCTTgggaaatgaaaattaaaaggcCGAATTTGAGTCGAACTTAGATTACCATTAGAATTGCTTTGATGTGATCAAACGTTAGTTGAACTTTAAAAGTGCGATCCTTGTATATTTGAAGCAAAACGTCAAGTATGTCCTCATGGTCGGGCTTTGGTCGCTCTGGATCAAGATGttcatcaatgatttcttgGTAGAAAACATCAAActctctgaaatttttttcaagacgATGGGCAAGTCCCGCGAGTCTATCAACCCATCCCATGTATGGAAAATAATCAGAAAGATAAAACATCGTAAACAGGGCTTGGGTTTCATTAAGCAACGCATGGAACCTACTTCCTTCAATTCCTCCATCCTCGTACCTTTTTCCGAAGGCAGTTCTGCATATGGCTGTGCTTGTAAGAGACAGCATTGCTTCAGTCAAGTTGAAGGGTTTAGAAGCAAGAGCTGCTTTGGAaattttttcaatcatatgCGATACCTCATCTTCTCTGTTGGTACGAAAACTTTGCACTCGTGTGGAGTTGAGGAGATGAACgacacatatttttttcatctcccTCCAATAAGCACCATATGGTGAAAAGGCCAAGTCTAAACCATTGTAGGAAAATTTTTGCTGGCCAGTCAAGAGAGGCCTGCTACAAAATTCAAGATCATGGGTTTTCAGTACCTCTTCAGCCATTTTGGCTGAAGAGACTACGAGGGTTCGCTTGAAACCTAGCTTTAAGGACATGAGGGGGCCATATTTTTGAGATAGTTTCCATAAATGAGTTTGAAGGTTTGAGCTATCAAGCTGGTGCAAGTTACCTATCAAGGGAAGACCGTTGGGGCCAGGAGGGAAACGAGCTCTTttagagattttgtttttcttgagaagaaacaagaaaatgatGGAGAGGAAGAGAATTACGAATATGAGTAATGCCATTATGATCTGAGTATTTTTGAGCTGTGAGTTCTGCGATACAAGCTTCAATTATATAGAGTGTTTGCGCGCGGGTGCATGCAgcgtattttttaaatattttttatttaaaaatatattaaaataatgttattattattattattattattttatttttaatatctatatcaaaacaatataaaaataatttaaaaaaattaatttagaaaaaacacAGTCCAGCTACTATAACCCGGTGCAATagacaaaaaaagaatatttatagaAAGAGATTTCTATCATATTAACTTTCATTTCGAACATTTTATTTGTGTATATGCAccgatttaattgaaaatatttacttCATGTTTTGACTTGAAATTTTTCCGCAgcaattataataacaatagcCCGTGTTAGAAATTGATCCATATATAACATGATTATTGCGTATTTGATGAGCCTTGTGCATTTTCTAGGGCTGTTCAATAAACTCATAATGAATGTCTGCCATCTAGATTTCATACTACATACTaaggttttcaatttcagtcagttttgttttaaataccCGGTATATTATGttctagtttaaaaaataaaataatctggaatagattttattttgtttaaaatcttattttattccataaattttatttttaaataaaaaatattttaaaaaataaccgccatcataatatcaaataagctatatattttaaataaaaataaaagaaagaggaaaaaaataaaaacaaaaaaaggaaaaaagaaattttataaagataaatccTATAATTGATTTATCGTGCACGCCATTATGTGTACACTCACATACTAGAGCTAACATAGAGAGAAccctactaaaaaaatatcaagcctTTCTTCCTTGATATTCCACAAACCAGGAGTGTATTCGTGATGCTCAATCGAACCCACTCCACATGGTATAAAACTTTGGAATCTTGCTTAACTTTATTAACTCAATGATGATTTATATACAGCtacgaagaacgaaacaagaATACATGATAAACTCTCCTAACAACCTGATGATAGAAgattaattcaaattcaaacagtAGAGTCCTAATAGTATAAGAATTTCTGAAGACCAGCACTGTTAATGTTGTTGGCTAACACATGCCGCTTGCACTAAAGaagattttggatttatttgatattcaaagttaaaactatgttttttaaaaatttaaatttttttgtttaaatttaaattttttatatttttaaatctttttaatatgttgatattaaaaataatttttaaaaataaaaaaaatattattttaatctattttcaaacaaaaaatagtttgaacTGTTATCAAATTCTTAAATAAACCCTTTAACATGGACTATAGTGTCTTCgacaagtaaaagaaaaattgatggtCGTACTGT
It encodes the following:
- the LOC118052734 gene encoding cytochrome P450 83B1-like codes for the protein MALLIFVILFLSIIFLFLLKKNKISKRARFPPGPNGLPLIGNLHQLDSSNLQTHLWKLSQKYGPLMSLKLGFKRTLVVSSAKMAEEVLKTHDLEFCSRPLLTGQQKFSYNGLDLAFSPYGAYWREMKKICVVHLLNSTRVQSFRTNREDEVSHMIEKISKAALASKPFNLTEAMLSLTSTAICRTAFGKRYEDGGIEGSRFHALLNETQALFTMFYLSDYFPYMGWVDRLAGLAHRLEKNFREFDVFYQEIIDEHLDPERPKPDHEDILDVLLQIYKDRTFKVQLTFDHIKAILMNIFVGGTDTAAATVIWAMSLVMKNPEAMRKAQEEVRKVIGDKGFVYEDDVKQLPYLKAVVKETMRLQPTAPLLVPRETTTECNIGGYEIPAKTLVYVNAWAIGRDTEAWENPYVFDPDRFLGSSIDLKGNDFELIPFGAGRRICPGIFMGIATVELSLSNLLYKFDWEMPGGMKREDIDIDHTQPGLAMHTRDALCLVPKAYAVMGNDA